The Humulus lupulus chromosome 3, drHumLupu1.1, whole genome shotgun sequence genome window below encodes:
- the LOC133822617 gene encoding rhodanese-like domain-containing protein 8, chloroplastic: MMRVSSVLLCGTTTLTSTVAPVHPNTLRFTLCPATSTTTHSATTAIAPLPKPFLSSSTPSKPTNRAVQALVSTPRVSLQRHCKFTESEELVHDYDDDDFVVVNFYHFLFFEDPKAEVAKHLSFMEGLDIYGRIYVNEQGINAQYSGPSKDALAYVEWLKEDDRFSDILVQVSPALNGHAFPKLKLRYKPSLVQFEGGDAHLPLLDPLMRATPLEPSKWRKKLEAANPVDDPSKENSSSNYILLDVRNGYEWDIGHFDGAQRPDVDCFRSTSYGLSESEVPASDPLADVDKEKTDILMYCTGGIRCDVYSTILRQRGFQNLYTLEGGIAHYLKREGPVKWTGNLFVFDSRLSLSPSTYKPEALTKAIKTEKNFSHNNAFAKCYVCGSQVCELRHRNCANIDCNLLFLCCTECVTDLRGCCCVNCTTAPRLRPVLRGHQRYKKWHIYRDSDSELLSNSTA; encoded by the exons ATGATGAGAGTTTCTTCTGTACTTCTCTGCGGAACTACTACTCTCACCTCTACAGTTGCTCCAGTTCATCCTAACACGCTCCGCTTCACACTCTGCCCCGCCACTTCCACAACAACCCACTCTGCCACCACCGCCATTGCTCCCCTCCCTAAACCATTTCTCTCGTCCTCAACACCCAGCAAACCCACAAACCGAGCTGTCCAGGCTTTGGTAAGTACTCCTAGGGTTTCCCTACAACGCCATTGCAAATTCACAGAGTCAGAGGAGCTTGTCCACGACTACGACGACGATGATTTTGTCGTCGTCAACTTCTATCATTTTCTTTTCTTCGAAGACCCAAAGGCTGAGGTCGCTAAACACCTCTCTTTCATGGAG GGCCTCGACATTTATGGGCGGATATATGTAAACGAACAAGGGATTAATGCTCAG TACAGTGGTCCATCAAAAGATGCTTTGGCATATGTGGAATGGTTAAAAGAAGATGACAGATTTTCTGACATTTTAGTTCAGGTTTCTCCAGCACTAAATGGGCATGCCTTTCCAAAATTGAAGTTGCGGTATAAGCCTTCATTAGTTCAG TTTGAAGGAGGTGATGCTCATCTTCCTTTGCTCGATCCTTTGATGCGAGCAACACCGCTAGAACCATCTAAATGGAGAAAAAAATTAGAAGCTGCAAACCCAGTTGATGATCCATCAAAAGAGAATTCTAGTTCTAACTACATTTTACTAGATGTGAGAAATG GTTATGAGTGGGATATTGGACATTTTGATGGAGCTCAACGACCTGATGTGGACTGCTTTAGGAGCACTTCATATGGTTTATCAGAGTCAGAG GTCCCTGCTTCAGACCCTTTAGCAGATGTTGATAAAGAAAAAACAGACATATTGATGTATTGTACTGGAGGCATTCGTTGTGATGTATATTCGACAATTCTGAG GCAGCGGGGTTTTCAAAATTTGTACACATTAGAGGGTGGCATCGCACATTATCTGAAGAGAGAAGGTCCCGTCAAATGGACTGGGAATTTGTTCGTGTTTGACTCCCGTCTTTCTCTATCACCTTCTACTTACAAGCCTGAAGCCCTGACTAAAGCAATCAAGACGGAAAAAAATTTCAGCCATAATAATGCATTTGCTAAATGCTACGTCTGTGGTTCACAAGTCTGTGAACTGAGGCATAGGAACTGTGCAAATATTGATTGCAACTTACTTTTTCT GTGTTGTACGGAATGTGTGACCGATTTAAGAGGATGTTGCTGTGTAAATTGCACCACTGCTCCTCGACTTAGGCCTGTGCTACGAGGACATCAAAGATACAAAAAGTGGCACATATATAGAGACTCGGACTCGGAGTTGCTTAGCAACTCGACAGCTTAA